The DNA sequence TCCGGCACCCGAAGCCATCGACGCCTTCATGGCGATTTACGTGCGCACTTGCCGCAACCGCCTTGGCCGTGACTACGCGCCGCTGGCGGTGGCCCTGACCCGGCCGGAACCGGCAGACCCGTCGCCTTGGCACTCGGTGCTGCGCGCGCCAATCGAATTTGGCGCCCAGGAGAATCGCCTGGAGTTCGCTTGCGCCGACTTCGATTGCCACCTGGACGATGCCAACCCGGAACTGGCCCAACACAATGAAAGGGTACTCAACCGCACCCTCGAAATACTGCAACCGTTAACCTGGGAACGCCGGGTGCGCCAGGCCATCGAGGTACAACTGCCCGAAGGCGTACCCTCGGCCGACAAGATCGCGCAAGCCCTGCATCTGAGCCTGCGCAGCCTGCAGCGCCACCTGGCTGATGAAGGCTGCCGCTATGACAGCCTGCTCGACGAGTGTCGGCAAAACCTGGCGCTGCAACACCTGCGCGACGCCAACAGCTCTTTGAGCGAGATCAGTTCTTTGCTCGGGTTTGCCGATACCGGCAGTTTCAACCGGGCCTTCAAGCGCTGGACCGGCCTGTCGCCGGGGCAGTATCGCGATAGCCTGATCTGACTTTGATCAAGAGGAATAACAATGAAAAA is a window from the Pseudomonas sp. LS1212 genome containing:
- a CDS encoding AraC family transcriptional regulator → MPEPTSLASWTRALRKQLDALGLDSTELCRQAGLDPQWMDDPNARYPLTATTRLWQLAVEASGDPAIGLRVSRFVSPTTFHALGYALVASGSLREVFERIVRYHQVDSDALTLQLSREQGRYLFRLQLPQASSPPAPEAIDAFMAIYVRTCRNRLGRDYAPLAVALTRPEPADPSPWHSVLRAPIEFGAQENRLEFACADFDCHLDDANPELAQHNERVLNRTLEILQPLTWERRVRQAIEVQLPEGVPSADKIAQALHLSLRSLQRHLADEGCRYDSLLDECRQNLALQHLRDANSSLSEISSLLGFADTGSFNRAFKRWTGLSPGQYRDSLI